The Anabaena sp. WA102 genome contains a region encoding:
- a CDS encoding alpha-ketoacid dehydrogenase subunit beta: MAETLFFNALREAIDEEMARDSSVFVLGEDVGHYGGSYKVTKDLHQKYGDLRVLDTPIAENSFTGIAVGAAMTGLRPIIEGMNMGFLLLAFNQISNNAGMLRYTSGGNFKIPMVIRGPGGVGRQLGAEHSQRLEAYFQAVPGLKIVACSTPYNAKGLLKAAIRDDNPVLFFEHVLLYNLKEDLPETEYVLPLDKAEVVRQGKDVTILTYSRMRYHVLQAVKALEKQGYDPEVIDLISLKPLDFETIGASIRKTHRVIVVEECMRTGGIGAELTASINDRLFDELDAPVLRLSSQDIPTPYNGNLERLTIVQPEQIVEAVQKMMALRV, encoded by the coding sequence ATGGCAGAAACACTATTTTTCAACGCCCTGCGGGAAGCTATTGACGAAGAAATGGCACGCGATTCTAGCGTATTCGTTCTGGGTGAGGACGTGGGACACTACGGCGGTTCTTATAAAGTTACTAAAGACTTACACCAAAAGTATGGTGATCTGCGAGTTTTAGATACCCCCATTGCAGAAAATAGCTTTACAGGTATAGCTGTAGGGGCTGCTATGACTGGGTTAAGACCGATTATTGAAGGGATGAATATGGGCTTTTTGCTCCTCGCCTTCAACCAAATTTCTAACAATGCGGGTATGTTACGCTACACTTCCGGTGGTAACTTTAAAATCCCTATGGTGATTCGTGGTCCTGGGGGTGTGGGTAGACAATTGGGTGCGGAACATTCCCAACGTCTCGAAGCTTATTTTCAAGCTGTTCCTGGTTTAAAAATTGTGGCTTGTTCCACACCTTATAACGCTAAAGGATTGCTGAAAGCAGCTATCCGCGATGACAACCCTGTGTTATTTTTTGAACACGTTTTACTTTATAATTTAAAAGAAGACCTACCAGAAACAGAATATGTACTACCGCTAGATAAGGCTGAGGTTGTCCGTCAAGGTAAGGACGTGACGATTTTAACTTATTCGCGGATGCGGTATCATGTGCTGCAAGCTGTGAAAGCTTTGGAAAAACAAGGTTATGATCCAGAAGTTATTGACTTAATTTCCCTAAAACCTCTTGATTTTGAAACTATTGGCGCATCAATTCGCAAGACTCACCGGGTGATTGTTGTAGAAGAGTGTATGAGAACCGGGGGTATTGGTGCAGAATTAACCGCTTCGATTAATGACCGCTTATTTGATGAATTGGATGCACCTGTATTGCGGCTTTCTTCTCAAGATATTCCCACACCTTACAACGGTAATCTTGAGCGCCTAACTATTGTCCAACCAGAACAAATCGTAGAAGCCGTCCAGAAGATGATGGCTTTGCGAGTTTAG
- a CDS encoding extracellular solute-binding protein: MDRRSFLLSISTLALSQAIAGCGTNQQPLLNVQLLKNSIPGQVVNQFRKTVTQEGKLKFTPINQLEDLFKLLQTWQQPPTNNQQQWTRYLPFNQNQKSPTANLITLGDYWLQTAIDQKLIQPLATANIKNLVNLNQKWQQIIKHDQEGKIWGVPYRWGNTVIIYNQEKFQQLGWTPTDWSDLWRSELQNRISLLNHPREVIGLVLKKLGESYNTDNINQISALETELKALNQQVKFYDSKNYLEPLIIGDTWLAVGWSDDIIPIINRYPKFAAVVPKSGTAIWADLWVSPTGVNNDSLAYQWLDFCLQPNTSKQIALLTKSNSPIDKTMVNGDIQKQLQNLLLTDSETFAKSEFLLPFPPAVMKEYEDLFMKIKKS; this comes from the coding sequence ATGGACAGACGATCTTTTTTATTAAGTATAAGTACCTTAGCACTTTCTCAGGCGATCGCCGGCTGCGGAACAAACCAGCAACCACTCTTAAATGTCCAATTATTAAAAAATTCTATCCCCGGTCAGGTAGTTAATCAGTTTCGGAAAACCGTAACTCAAGAGGGTAAATTAAAATTTACCCCAATTAATCAGTTGGAGGATTTATTTAAATTATTACAAACCTGGCAACAACCACCGACTAATAATCAGCAACAATGGACTCGTTATTTACCATTCAATCAAAATCAAAAATCACCAACTGCCAATTTAATCACATTGGGAGATTATTGGTTACAAACAGCAATTGATCAAAAATTAATTCAACCATTAGCAACAGCAAATATCAAAAATCTAGTTAACCTCAATCAAAAATGGCAACAGATAATTAAGCATGACCAAGAGGGTAAAATTTGGGGCGTTCCTTATCGGTGGGGAAATACAGTAATTATTTATAATCAAGAAAAGTTTCAACAATTGGGTTGGACACCAACAGATTGGAGTGATTTATGGCGGAGTGAATTGCAAAATCGCATTTCTTTACTAAATCATCCCAGAGAAGTCATTGGTTTAGTTTTGAAGAAATTAGGAGAATCTTATAATACAGACAATATCAATCAAATCTCTGCCTTAGAAACGGAATTAAAAGCATTAAATCAACAAGTCAAATTCTATGATTCTAAAAACTATCTAGAACCACTAATTATTGGGGACACTTGGTTAGCAGTTGGTTGGTCTGATGATATTATCCCCATCATCAATCGTTATCCAAAATTTGCCGCAGTTGTCCCCAAATCGGGAACAGCAATTTGGGCTGATTTATGGGTAAGTCCCACAGGTGTTAATAATGACAGTTTAGCATACCAATGGCTAGATTTTTGTTTACAACCCAATACATCTAAACAAATTGCCCTACTAACTAAAAGCAATTCTCCCATTGACAAGACTATGGTTAATGGGGATATTCAGAAGCAGTTACAGAATTTATTATTAACTGATTCAGAAACTTTTGCCAAAAGTGAATTTTTACTGCCTTTCCCTCCAGCAGTGATGAAAGAGTACGAAGATTTATTTATGAAGATCAAAAAATCCTAA
- the cobT gene encoding nicotinate mononucleotide-dependent phosphoribosyltransferase CobT, which translates to MINIYTQVPQGEAWLNRYRGKLPIFACVLGFTETGLIPGISAAGLTPDDRRYTACADAEFLYYGAEYQPKYPLPPLTSGASPVLISRAVVANLNIPVYLFNAGLPHIPPVPLIELGGAPARCLSGGAAMNVDTVKHLLAEGLRWGSQLSSQLNSDRYLIISECVVGGTTTALAILTGLGIDAAGKVNSSHPVCNHGQKWDLVQTGLAKIPPSVDPLELVAAVGDPMQVVVAGMAIAASRSCGVLLGGGTQMLAVYALIQAIAHRYDLSWQPAEIVIGTTRWVAEDSTGATIDLAQSFNKNSIPPLLATQLSFANSRYPQFQAYEQGFVKEGIGAGAACIAAALSRNWQQNQLLAAIEAQLEQLSTHQ; encoded by the coding sequence ATGATTAATATTTACACCCAAGTTCCCCAGGGTGAAGCATGGCTCAATCGTTATCGCGGTAAATTACCGATATTTGCCTGTGTTTTAGGATTTACAGAAACTGGTTTGATTCCTGGGATTTCTGCCGCTGGTTTGACTCCAGATGATCGCCGATATACGGCTTGTGCTGATGCGGAATTTCTCTATTACGGCGCTGAATATCAACCTAAGTACCCTCTGCCACCTTTGACTTCGGGGGCTTCTCCTGTGCTAATTTCGCGGGCGGTGGTGGCTAATTTAAATATCCCTGTTTACTTATTTAATGCCGGATTACCACATATTCCACCTGTGCCATTAATTGAGTTGGGTGGTGCGCCGGCAAGATGTTTAAGTGGGGGTGCGGCTATGAATGTAGATACTGTTAAACATTTACTAGCTGAAGGATTACGTTGGGGTTCTCAATTAAGTTCTCAATTAAATTCTGATAGGTATTTAATTATTAGTGAGTGCGTTGTCGGTGGCACAACAACGGCTTTGGCAATTTTAACTGGTTTGGGGATTGATGCTGCTGGCAAAGTTAATAGTAGCCATCCTGTGTGTAATCATGGGCAAAAATGGGATTTGGTGCAGACTGGATTGGCAAAAATTCCTCCGTCAGTTGATCCTTTAGAACTGGTGGCGGCGGTAGGTGATCCTATGCAGGTGGTAGTAGCAGGAATGGCGATCGCTGCCAGTCGAAGTTGTGGGGTATTATTAGGTGGAGGTACACAAATGTTAGCAGTTTATGCTTTAATTCAAGCGATCGCTCACAGATATGACCTATCTTGGCAACCCGCAGAAATTGTCATTGGTACAACCCGTTGGGTAGCAGAAGATTCCACAGGCGCAACAATTGACTTAGCCCAAAGTTTCAATAAAAATAGCATCCCCCCCTTGTTAGCCACACAATTGAGTTTTGCTAATTCCCGATATCCCCAATTTCAAGCTTATGAACAGGGTTTTGTGAAAGAAGGTATTGGTGCCGGTGCGGCTTGTATTGCTGCTGCTTTAAGTCGAAATTGGCAACAAAATCAACTATTAGCAGCAATTGAAGCCCAACTTGAGCAACTTAGCACCCATCAATAA
- a CDS encoding DUF2232 domain-containing protein, whose translation MSIVDSLPEEPEQDSSPESLSQPRLQYQPLKVESTLRMVETAFLASTASLIWFINFYFPLGPVLRVFFPIPIALVYLRWGKRAAWMAAVTSGLLLSVLMGPVRSLLFVMPFALMGVLLGATWYRRVPWIVSIALGTLLGTLGVFFRLWFLSVLSGEDLWVYVITQVTEIIEWIFLKLELLMTPNLLLIQLGAIALILLNNFIYLFIVHLTAWLLLDRLGNPIPRPPHWVQVLMDYE comes from the coding sequence ATGAGTATCGTTGATTCCCTACCAGAAGAACCAGAGCAAGATTCATCTCCTGAATCTCTTTCCCAACCCCGATTACAGTACCAACCTCTGAAGGTTGAAAGTACCTTAAGGATGGTGGAAACGGCTTTTTTAGCCAGTACGGCGAGTTTAATTTGGTTTATTAATTTTTATTTTCCTTTGGGTCCAGTATTGCGGGTATTTTTCCCTATTCCTATTGCTTTGGTTTATTTACGTTGGGGTAAACGAGCAGCTTGGATGGCAGCGGTGACTTCTGGGTTGTTGTTGTCTGTGTTGATGGGTCCGGTTCGGAGTTTATTATTTGTCATGCCTTTTGCCTTGATGGGTGTGCTGTTAGGGGCGACTTGGTATCGCCGTGTACCGTGGATTGTTTCTATTGCTTTAGGGACGCTGCTGGGGACGCTGGGGGTGTTTTTTCGCCTGTGGTTTTTGTCGGTGCTATCGGGGGAAGATTTGTGGGTTTATGTGATTACTCAGGTGACGGAAATTATTGAATGGATTTTTTTAAAATTGGAATTGTTAATGACTCCCAATTTACTATTAATTCAATTGGGAGCGATCGCTCTTATTCTTCTCAATAATTTTATTTACTTGTTTATAGTTCATCTTACGGCTTGGTTACTTTTAGACCGTTTAGGCAATCCCATTCCCCGTCCACCTCATTGGGTGCAGGTGTTGATGGATTATGAATAA
- a CDS encoding Crp/Fnr family transcriptional regulator — protein sequence MEERYNTNNASHTWMITAPFFQGLPELGLEKVLTHLVTRTHPANQVILLENDWGGSVYFIINGWVKIRTYNLEGKEVTLNIIGRGELFGEMAALDEVPRSTDVITLAETTIASIPAQDFVNLLQTEPLAGVRLAQLMARRLRQVNKRLRLRESDSQSRVADTLLFLAEGQGKQENAGTQIPNLPHRELSSLSGLARETVTRVLTKLEKKGLIVRDQDRIHIPDWSALEKTIV from the coding sequence ATGGAAGAACGATATAATACAAATAATGCATCCCATACATGGATGATTACAGCACCATTTTTTCAAGGCTTGCCAGAACTAGGCTTAGAAAAGGTTCTAACTCATCTTGTTACTCGTACTCATCCAGCTAACCAAGTAATTTTACTAGAAAATGACTGGGGAGGTTCTGTATACTTTATTATAAATGGATGGGTAAAAATCCGTACATACAATTTAGAGGGGAAAGAAGTAACGCTAAATATTATTGGTAGAGGGGAATTATTTGGGGAAATGGCAGCGTTAGATGAAGTCCCCCGTTCTACTGATGTTATTACTCTAGCAGAGACGACGATTGCGAGTATACCTGCTCAGGATTTTGTGAATTTGCTGCAAACAGAACCTTTAGCCGGCGTGAGATTGGCTCAATTAATGGCGAGAAGGTTGCGACAGGTTAACAAAAGATTACGTCTTCGGGAATCAGATAGTCAGTCACGGGTGGCTGATACGTTGCTATTTTTGGCAGAGGGACAAGGAAAACAAGAGAATGCCGGCACGCAAATTCCTAATTTACCACACCGAGAGTTAAGTAGTTTAAGTGGATTGGCACGGGAAACTGTGACAAGAGTGCTGACAAAGCTAGAAAAAAAGGGTTTGATTGTGAGGGATCAAGATAGAATTCATATTCCAGATTGGTCAGCTTTGGAAAAAACTATAGTTTAA
- a CDS encoding transposase — protein sequence MRLKNFPEVVKTILKPLPKKDYPVLDTFSFVSVWLQYVMDKSIVSMRDLFQRLNNQGIDLKISNFSKASKKRDTQVFLEIITELNNQLRKKKGKEETQALFPIDSTIITLTSKLLWSQGYHQVKLFCGLDSLTSEVGGMVIHFGQGHDHKYGQETVEAIPSKGVGIMDRGFASSERISELKQQKNKAFVLRIKNNVTLEMLENGNCKVGKDEREVEIRVVAFCDIETKSEFRLATNLLNEGEEQVSNQEIMEIYIQRWQIELLWKFLKMHLKLDRLMTKNENGIRIQIMCCLIAYLILQLIEIPQEFGKTLLDKLRYLQSYMCQEISYVHWFRKLIWIR from the coding sequence ATGCGCTTAAAGAATTTTCCAGAAGTGGTCAAAACAATATTGAAACCATTGCCCAAAAAAGATTATCCAGTTCTGGACACATTTTCATTTGTATCAGTGTGGTTACAGTATGTCATGGATAAAAGTATAGTGAGTATGAGAGATTTATTTCAAAGACTAAATAATCAAGGGATAGATTTAAAAATATCAAATTTTTCCAAGGCAAGTAAAAAGAGAGATACTCAAGTATTTTTGGAGATAATAACTGAATTAAACAATCAACTGAGAAAGAAAAAAGGAAAGGAAGAAACCCAAGCATTATTTCCTATAGATTCAACAATTATTACATTAACAAGTAAATTATTATGGAGTCAAGGATATCATCAAGTAAAACTATTTTGTGGGTTAGATAGTTTGACATCAGAAGTTGGTGGAATGGTGATTCATTTTGGGCAAGGACATGACCATAAATATGGACAAGAAACAGTAGAAGCAATTCCGTCAAAAGGAGTAGGGATAATGGATAGAGGATTTGCATCCTCCGAAAGAATATCTGAATTAAAACAACAAAAAAATAAAGCTTTTGTCTTAAGAATTAAAAATAATGTCACTTTAGAAATGCTAGAAAATGGTAATTGTAAAGTTGGCAAAGATGAAAGAGAAGTGGAAATTAGAGTAGTAGCATTTTGTGATATAGAAACTAAGAGTGAATTTCGTTTAGCAACAAACTTATTAAATGAAGGAGAAGAGCAAGTTAGTAATCAAGAGATTATGGAAATTTACATACAAAGATGGCAAATTGAATTGTTATGGAAATTCTTAAAAATGCACCTCAAGTTAGACAGACTTATGACAAAGAATGAGAATGGAATTAGAATTCAGATAATGTGCTGTTTAATCGCTTATTTGATATTGCAACTAATAGAAATACCGCAAGAATTTGGCAAAACTTTATTAGATAAACTCCGTTATCTTCAGTCCTATATGTGTCAGGAAATAAGTTATGTTCATTGGTTTAGAAAACTTATTTGGATAAGATGA
- a CDS encoding WG repeat-containing protein, translated as MSMLQKGYETKTENLYPINFSGKGYGYVNQAAQLVIEPQFDKVGKFSEGFAPVIVKNKWGFVNLKGNTSITLQNNIADESNDSKRDDHNKSSTDLSENILPGFLDKKLTDKYRDEDDMLSSSFSEGLAAIKLNGKWGFINQNGKLVIPYQFDEIQKFSGGPMTTDNNINIQTFIICCWYSLTTSRSPKCRCFF; from the coding sequence ATGAGTATGTTGCAAAAGGGATATGAAACCAAGACTGAAAACTTATACCCCATCAATTTTAGCGGTAAGGGATATGGATATGTCAACCAGGCTGCACAGTTGGTTATTGAACCTCAGTTTGATAAAGTAGGAAAATTTTCTGAAGGATTTGCACCTGTAATAGTCAAAAACAAATGGGGCTTTGTCAACCTTAAAGGGAACACAAGTATTACCTTACAGAATAATATTGCTGATGAGTCAAATGATAGCAAGCGTGATGATCACAATAAATCTTCAACTGATTTGTCCGAGAATATCTTGCCAGGATTTCTAGATAAAAAACTCACAGACAAGTATCGTGATGAGGATGATATGCTATCAAGTTCTTTTTCAGAAGGTTTGGCAGCTATCAAACTCAATGGCAAATGGGGATTTATCAATCAGAATGGAAAATTAGTAATTCCATATCAATTTGACGAAATTCAAAAGTTTTCTGGTGGGCCAATGACTACAGATAATAATATCAATATCCAAACTTTTATTATCTGCTGTTGGTATTCCTTGACTACGAGCAGAAGCCCAAAGTGTAGATGCTTCTTTTAA
- the apcB gene encoding allophycocyanin subunit beta, giving the protein MRDAVTTLIKNYDVTGRYFDRNAIDSLKSYFDSGTARVQAAAAINSNAAAIVKQAGAKLFEELPELIRPGGNAYTTRRFAACLRDMDYYLRYATYALVAGNMNVLDERVLQGLRETYNSLGVPIGSTVQGIQIMKGIVKEQVAAAGIANTAFVDEPFDHITRELSEIDV; this is encoded by the coding sequence ATGCGTGATGCCGTTACAACTTTAATTAAGAATTATGACGTAACCGGGCGTTATTTTGACCGGAATGCCATTGATAGTCTCAAATCATACTTTGATAGTGGAACAGCTAGAGTCCAAGCCGCAGCAGCGATTAATTCCAATGCTGCCGCAATTGTTAAACAAGCTGGGGCAAAGTTATTTGAAGAACTACCAGAATTGATTCGTCCTGGTGGCAATGCTTATACAACCCGTCGTTTTGCCGCTTGTTTGCGGGATATGGACTATTACCTCCGCTACGCTACCTATGCGCTAGTAGCTGGTAATATGAATGTTCTGGATGAGCGTGTATTACAAGGACTCAGAGAAACTTACAATTCCTTGGGTGTACCCATTGGTTCAACTGTTCAGGGTATCCAGATAATGAAGGGTATTGTTAAGGAACAAGTAGCGGCTGCTGGTATTGCTAATACTGCTTTTGTGGATGAGCCTTTTGATCATATCACTCGTGAATTGAGTGAGATTGATGTTTAA
- the glnA gene encoding type I glutamate--ammonia ligase, producing MTTPKEILKKIQDEKIQMIDLKFIDTLGTWQHLTMYQDQIDESSFSDGVPFDGSSIRGWKGIEESDMTMVLDPNTAWIDPFMKEPTLSIICSIKEPRTGQWYNRCPRVIAQKAIDYLASTGLGDTAFFGPEAEFFIFDDVRYDQTTNSGYYYVDSVEGRWNTGREEGPNLGYKTRVKEGYFPVPPTDSFQDMRTEMLLTMKDCGVPIEKQHHEVATGGQCELGFKFGKLIEAADWLMTYKYVIKNVARKYGKTVTFMPKPIFGDNGSGMHCHQSIWKNGQPLFAGDKYAGMSEMGLYYIGGILKHAPALLAITNPTTNSYKRLVPGYEAPVNLAYSQGNRSASVRIPLSGDNPKAKRLEFRCPDATSNPYLAFAAMLCAGIDGIKNKIHPGEPLDKNIYELSPEELSKIPSTPGSLELALEALENDHAFLTETGVFSEDFIQNWIDYKVANEVKQMQLRPHPYEFFLYYDC from the coding sequence ATGACAACCCCAAAAGAAATCTTGAAGAAGATTCAAGACGAAAAAATTCAGATGATTGATCTGAAATTCATTGATACACTGGGAACTTGGCAACATTTGACCATGTACCAAGACCAGATTGATGAAAGTTCATTCTCTGACGGTGTACCTTTCGACGGTTCTAGTATTCGGGGTTGGAAAGGTATCGAAGAATCTGACATGACCATGGTGCTTGATCCTAACACCGCTTGGATTGACCCATTCATGAAAGAGCCAACTCTCAGTATCATTTGTAGTATTAAAGAACCCCGCACAGGCCAATGGTACAACCGTTGTCCTCGCGTTATTGCCCAAAAAGCGATAGATTATCTAGCTTCCACCGGACTTGGTGACACAGCTTTCTTTGGTCCTGAAGCTGAATTTTTCATTTTTGATGATGTCCGCTACGACCAAACCACCAACTCCGGTTACTACTACGTTGATTCTGTAGAAGGTCGTTGGAACACTGGTAGAGAAGAAGGACCTAACCTGGGTTACAAAACCCGCGTCAAAGAAGGTTATTTCCCAGTTCCTCCCACTGACAGCTTTCAAGATATGCGGACAGAAATGCTGCTAACCATGAAAGATTGTGGCGTACCCATTGAAAAGCAACACCATGAAGTTGCAACAGGTGGTCAGTGCGAACTTGGGTTCAAATTTGGTAAGTTAATTGAAGCTGCTGATTGGTTGATGACTTACAAGTATGTCATCAAGAATGTTGCCAGAAAATATGGCAAAACCGTCACCTTTATGCCCAAACCCATTTTTGGTGATAATGGTTCTGGTATGCACTGTCACCAATCCATTTGGAAAAATGGTCAACCTCTATTTGCGGGTGACAAGTACGCTGGTATGAGTGAAATGGGACTTTACTACATTGGTGGTATTCTCAAACACGCTCCAGCATTGTTGGCAATCACCAACCCCACCACCAACTCCTACAAACGCCTTGTACCTGGTTATGAAGCACCTGTAAACTTGGCTTATTCCCAAGGTAATCGTTCTGCTTCTGTGCGGATTCCTCTTTCTGGAGACAACCCCAAAGCCAAGCGTTTAGAATTCCGTTGTCCAGACGCTACTTCTAACCCTTACTTGGCTTTTGCGGCTATGCTTTGTGCTGGGATTGATGGTATCAAAAACAAAATTCATCCTGGTGAACCCTTAGATAAAAATATCTATGAACTTTCACCAGAAGAATTGTCTAAGATTCCTTCTACTCCAGGTTCTTTAGAATTGGCTTTGGAAGCTTTGGAAAATGACCACGCTTTCTTAACTGAAACTGGCGTTTTCTCTGAAGATTTCATTCAAAATTGGATTGATTACAAGGTTGCTAACGAAGTTAAGCAAATGCAATTGCGTCCACATCCTTATGAATTCTTCTTGTATTACGATTGCTAA
- a CDS encoding zinc-dependent dehydrogenase: MKAQVFRGVNQLSYEEVPVPTLDADEVLVQVRVVGLCQSDIKKIRYPLYEPPRIFGHETAGTIAAVGSQVKGWQVGQRVAVMHHIPCMRCAYCLNDNFSMCDVYKNISTTAGFNASGGGFAEYVKVPAHIVENGGLIPIPDDISFEEASFVEPTNCCLKAVKKAEIAPGQTVLVTGAGPIGLMFMMLVKYFGAKAIATDLLPSRIEKALEVGAEAAFDARDADLSTKIQALTGGMGVDVTLLAVPSDKAFFQALDCTRKGGKILFFAEFPDELTIPINPNTLYRREIDLMGSYSSSYRLQSLSADIVFNRRIDVKALISDRYPLQNLSQAVDQAIAPTAETYKILIYP; the protein is encoded by the coding sequence GTGAAAGCACAAGTATTTAGAGGCGTAAATCAATTATCCTACGAAGAAGTCCCAGTTCCTACCCTAGACGCAGATGAAGTGCTAGTACAGGTGAGGGTTGTGGGTTTGTGTCAGTCAGATATTAAAAAGATTCGTTATCCTTTGTATGAACCGCCCCGCATATTTGGACATGAAACCGCTGGAACTATTGCGGCTGTTGGTTCACAGGTAAAAGGGTGGCAAGTAGGACAACGGGTAGCGGTGATGCACCATATACCATGTATGCGTTGCGCCTATTGCTTAAATGATAATTTTTCCATGTGCGATGTTTATAAAAATATCTCGACTACCGCAGGTTTTAACGCCAGTGGTGGCGGTTTTGCGGAGTATGTGAAAGTTCCAGCCCACATTGTCGAAAATGGTGGCTTAATTCCCATCCCTGATGATATCAGTTTTGAAGAGGCGAGTTTTGTTGAACCCACTAATTGCTGTTTAAAAGCGGTGAAAAAAGCTGAAATTGCACCTGGACAAACTGTATTAGTAACTGGTGCAGGTCCCATTGGGTTAATGTTTATGATGTTGGTGAAGTATTTTGGAGCGAAAGCGATCGCTACTGACCTCTTGCCATCTAGAATTGAAAAAGCTCTAGAAGTAGGCGCAGAAGCGGCTTTTGATGCCCGTGACGCTGATTTATCTACCAAAATTCAAGCTTTAACTGGGGGAATGGGTGTTGATGTCACCTTGTTAGCTGTTCCCAGTGACAAAGCATTTTTCCAAGCTTTAGACTGCACTCGCAAAGGTGGAAAAATTCTCTTCTTTGCGGAGTTCCCAGACGAGTTAACCATCCCCATTAACCCCAATACTCTCTACCGTCGGGAAATAGACTTAATGGGCAGTTATAGCTCATCCTACCGCCTGCAAAGCCTATCTGCGGACATCGTATTTAATCGCCGCATTGATGTGAAAGCCTTAATTAGCGATCGCTATCCCCTCCAAAATTTATCACAAGCCGTAGACCAAGCGATCGCCCCCACGGCGGAAACTTATAAGATTTTGATTTATCCATAG
- a CDS encoding PIN domain-containing protein has translation MVLSVILDSCVIYPMPLCDTLMRAAEAELYELHLSQEILDGATRNLIKNGRITDAQAAYFQEQIKTNFPDAMVEVPSQLIAAMTNNPRDHHVIAAAIVAKAKVIVTVDMDGFPTQALTPWGIEAWHADDFLVYLDEQNPGTMIKIIWEQSNELKDPKSVPEIIDKLETTNLNRKNRVPKFTRTIRCQFYGDEIVQSAKKTLDKLGKVAPDGGRYYEGKRYSLWQKGEILTITAKDNRDEILRLENGEIGGYLSSADVEAFQIFEQSLETQLEKAKRQKDKTP, from the coding sequence ATGGTACTCTCTGTAATTTTAGATTCCTGTGTTATCTACCCTATGCCTTTGTGTGATACTTTGATGCGTGCTGCTGAGGCAGAATTATACGAACTTCATCTTTCACAAGAAATTCTGGATGGTGCTACTCGCAACCTAATAAAAAATGGAAGAATAACTGATGCTCAAGCAGCATACTTTCAAGAACAAATCAAGACAAACTTTCCTGATGCGATGGTGGAAGTACCTTCACAGTTAATAGCAGCAATGACCAACAATCCAAGGGATCATCATGTTATTGCTGCTGCTATAGTTGCTAAGGCCAAAGTTATTGTTACTGTTGACATGGATGGTTTTCCCACACAAGCTTTAACTCCTTGGGGTATTGAAGCTTGGCACGCAGATGATTTTTTGGTGTACCTTGATGAGCAAAATCCAGGAACAATGATTAAAATTATTTGGGAACAGTCTAATGAGCTTAAAGATCCAAAAAGTGTTCCTGAGATTATTGACAAGTTAGAAACAACTAATTTAAATAGAAAGAATAGAGTACCAAAATTTACTCGTACTATTCGCTGCCAATTCTATGGTGACGAAATTGTGCAAAGTGCCAAAAAAACATTAGATAAACTAGGTAAAGTAGCACCAGATGGTGGGCGGTACTATGAAGGTAAGCGATATAGTCTTTGGCAAAAAGGGGAAATTTTAACAATTACTGCTAAAGACAATCGTGATGAGATTCTCAGACTTGAAAATGGCGAAATCGGGGGATATCTTTCATCAGCAGATGTTGAAGCATTCCAAATTTTTGAACAAAGCTTAGAAACACAATTAGAAAAAGCTAAAAGACAGAAAGATAAAACTCCATAA
- a CDS encoding helix-turn-helix domain-containing protein, giving the protein MKNIMPVQNQPVEAIKSHFHVVEEQLSIKHLENLLKAQPSQPKLVAADGQEIIIPDSVYKILLQAVHAMALGKVISIVPQEQKLTTQEAADLLKVSRPYLIKLLDQGEIPCIRVGTHRRVRFDDLMKYKEERDTKRREGIKQFTQFLEAEGFYDDESSELDQ; this is encoded by the coding sequence ATGAAGAATATCATGCCTGTCCAAAACCAGCCTGTAGAGGCAATTAAGTCTCATTTTCATGTAGTAGAGGAACAGTTATCAATCAAACACCTGGAAAATTTACTCAAAGCTCAACCTTCTCAACCAAAATTAGTAGCAGCAGACGGTCAAGAAATTATTATTCCCGACTCAGTGTATAAGATATTACTTCAAGCTGTTCATGCAATGGCTTTAGGTAAGGTCATTTCTATAGTCCCCCAAGAGCAAAAATTGACAACACAAGAAGCAGCAGACCTTCTTAAAGTTTCCCGTCCTTACCTGATTAAGTTATTAGATCAAGGTGAAATTCCTTGTATTAGGGTAGGAACACATCGCCGTGTCCGTTTTGATGATTTGATGAAATATAAGGAAGAACGAGATACTAAGCGTAGGGAAGGAATTAAGCAATTTACTCAGTTTTTGGAAGCTGAAGGGTTCTATGATGATGAGAGTAGCGAATTAGATCAGTAA